The proteins below come from a single candidate division WOR-3 bacterium genomic window:
- a CDS encoding MBL fold metallo-hydrolase: MKLVLGIVVSALISYVVLSAQELRIYQIDVDQGDAALIVSPNGKYVLVDAGDDQGNYGDTVLNFLRSLGITHLDYVIASHYHRDHISGLPRVIYGLSGWNSNDSILGWCYDRGDTYTTSSFINYRNAVANKRRTVVLGETINLGGGAFIYCIAKNGKLINGDSVLPNTGENYKSLVWILEYGYFRFFTGGDLVGANVPDERDVETKVARIAGRVELLKANHHGGRNSSNAIFLDSLSPQAVIISQGVYPVNNSHPHQEAIDRYVARNIYIYQMNNNPSGGVFPSNAGKILNTTATVTVNRYEFVINGDTYPIRQAQRDIVVADILVPQETIPAGINVCPKVKIKNLGNIPENIVINFKIGNVYNRQKNINDLRPNDSIIVTFDSSWRSIRGVFNVSCSVGVKYDLNPSNNVKRLNLVVRSGWIRRKAVPVPVKSGGCLVATDSQLYAFTGNNTVWFYQYNPELDSWFQKRDIPLGYFNGQLKNKKVRSGASLAFGEDSLARKVIYALKGNNTPEFWKYDIATDSWIQLSNVQIGGYLYPIKQGSSLCYSSTDSKYVFLLIGSSKRRDFLAYNVVKNHWKRESNLPDSNFKAGSCMTIVRDSIFVLKGKGRTNSFYMYDIRNNTWYQRESLPSVHPYVGRGRKVNAGASLTFNVLTNKLYAFKGGRTQEFWEYDISSNRWQALETIPRATSGVADGGALATCNGLVYGLKGNKTQEFWCYVPELNCFDSSSPQTNNFESKSNKISENSPVKIYSADGRLIKAIKSPPMMSKYSIPSGVYFIIHFSDGNITRTKFIRFH, from the coding sequence ATGAAACTAGTATTGGGGATTGTAGTAAGTGCGCTTATCAGCTATGTGGTACTTTCGGCCCAAGAGCTTAGAATTTATCAAATTGATGTTGACCAAGGCGATGCGGCCCTAATTGTTTCACCGAATGGTAAGTATGTACTAGTTGACGCTGGCGATGATCAGGGTAATTACGGTGATACAGTGTTAAATTTTCTGCGATCATTAGGCATTACCCATTTAGATTACGTGATTGCATCCCATTATCATCGGGATCACATTAGTGGACTACCGCGAGTTATTTATGGGTTAAGTGGTTGGAACAGTAACGACTCTATTTTAGGTTGGTGTTACGATCGTGGCGATACTTATACAACGTCAAGTTTTATCAATTATCGTAATGCAGTGGCTAATAAACGTCGGACCGTAGTTTTAGGAGAAACAATAAATTTAGGCGGCGGTGCTTTTATATATTGCATTGCTAAGAATGGAAAACTTATAAACGGCGATAGTGTCCTGCCAAATACCGGTGAGAATTACAAATCACTGGTTTGGATATTAGAGTATGGCTATTTTCGGTTTTTTACCGGTGGTGATTTGGTCGGAGCTAATGTTCCCGATGAGCGGGATGTCGAAACCAAAGTTGCCAGAATTGCTGGCCGTGTTGAACTTCTTAAGGCCAATCATCATGGCGGTCGAAATAGTTCTAATGCCATTTTTTTAGACTCATTAAGCCCGCAGGCGGTGATTATTTCTCAAGGGGTATATCCAGTAAATAACTCTCATCCACATCAGGAAGCCATTGATCGATATGTGGCAAGAAATATTTATATATATCAGATGAATAACAACCCATCGGGTGGAGTATTTCCTTCCAATGCGGGAAAAATTTTGAACACTACTGCAACCGTTACTGTAAATCGATACGAATTTGTTATAAATGGTGACACTTATCCAATTCGTCAAGCTCAGCGTGATATTGTAGTAGCTGATATTCTTGTTCCTCAGGAAACAATCCCAGCGGGAATAAATGTGTGTCCCAAGGTAAAGATTAAGAATTTAGGGAATATCCCCGAGAATATAGTAATAAACTTTAAAATTGGTAATGTTTATAATCGTCAGAAAAATATAAATGATCTAAGGCCCAATGACAGTATTATAGTTACTTTTGATAGCAGTTGGCGGAGCATTCGCGGTGTTTTTAATGTAAGTTGTTCGGTTGGGGTAAAATATGATCTTAATCCATCTAATAATGTCAAACGCTTAAACTTAGTGGTGAGGAGCGGTTGGATTAGACGAAAAGCTGTTCCTGTTCCGGTAAAATCTGGTGGATGTTTAGTAGCTACTGATAGTCAGCTCTACGCTTTTACGGGCAATAACACTGTATGGTTTTATCAGTATAATCCTGAATTAGATAGCTGGTTTCAAAAACGTGATATTCCCTTGGGATATTTTAACGGACAGCTCAAAAATAAAAAAGTCCGAAGTGGTGCATCATTGGCATTCGGCGAAGATAGCTTAGCTCGTAAGGTCATCTATGCTCTTAAAGGTAATAACACACCAGAATTTTGGAAATACGACATTGCCACCGACAGTTGGATTCAGTTGTCGAATGTTCAAATTGGTGGCTACTTATATCCGATAAAGCAAGGTTCATCTCTCTGTTATTCATCGACCGATTCTAAATATGTATTTCTTTTAATAGGTTCTTCTAAGAGACGTGATTTTCTGGCCTATAATGTAGTTAAAAACCATTGGAAAAGAGAAAGCAATTTGCCTGATAGCAATTTTAAAGCTGGAAGTTGCATGACAATCGTTCGAGATTCCATTTTTGTGCTTAAAGGGAAAGGCCGAACAAATAGTTTCTATATGTATGATATTAGAAATAATACCTGGTATCAAAGAGAAAGTCTCCCAAGCGTTCATCCTTATGTCGGAAGAGGGAGAAAAGTTAATGCCGGGGCAAGCCTAACATTTAATGTCCTGACCAACAAACTCTATGCCTTTAAAGGTGGAAGAACCCAAGAGTTTTGGGAATACGACATTTCTTCAAATCGCTGGCAGGCCTTAGAAACAATACCACGGGCAACATCAGGAGTCGCTGACGGTGGAGCACTCGCTACCTGTAACGGTCTGGTATACGGTCTTAAGGGTAATAAAACCCAAGAATTTTGGTGCTACGTTCCAGAATTAAATTGTTTTGACAGTAGTTCACCACAAACCAATAATTTTGAAAGTAAATCTAATAAAATTTCAGAAAATTCCCCTGTAAAAATTTACTCCGCTGATGGCCGATTGATAAAGGCTATAAAAAGTCCACCAATGATGAGTAAATACTCTATACCATCCGGAGTGTATTTTATAATTCACTTTTCGGATGGCAATATAACTCGAACCAAATTTATTAGGTTTCATTAA
- a CDS encoding glycosyltransferase family 2 protein — protein MAKYSIIVPAYNEEENLNQLARLLAQELTDDYEVIIVDDGSTDQTYETGLRLANEYKFLKVVRHARNLGKTEAILTGARHASGDYLVVFDADLQYSPADIPRFIEELKRGYDMCVGWKQGKYEKKLVSQVYNFLARKLFSLSVHDINAMKAFRKEVLFEISALRKDWHRYLVPLAQDKGFKITELKVKLYPRYAGRPKYQSPFRIVIGFLDLLAVGFQIRIMRKPMFYLGLFGSITMFLGVIVGVVAIVLRIFGHGFRPLLYLVILLILAGLLVFGFGFLGEAVAHISERLERIEAKLKDREDK, from the coding sequence GTGGCGAAATATTCAATAATTGTTCCGGCCTACAACGAAGAAGAAAATCTTAATCAGTTAGCAAGGCTTCTGGCTCAGGAGTTAACCGACGATTACGAAGTTATCATTGTGGATGACGGTAGTACCGATCAAACATATGAGACTGGTTTAAGGTTAGCTAATGAATACAAGTTTTTGAAGGTAGTAAGACATGCTCGTAATTTGGGTAAGACCGAGGCGATTCTTACCGGTGCCCGGCACGCTTCTGGCGATTATTTGGTAGTGTTTGATGCCGATTTACAATATTCCCCGGCTGATATTCCAAGGTTTATTGAAGAACTAAAACGCGGCTATGATATGTGCGTTGGCTGGAAACAAGGTAAATACGAGAAAAAACTTGTTTCCCAGGTCTACAATTTCTTAGCCCGCAAGCTATTTTCGCTATCGGTACATGATATTAATGCTATGAAGGCATTTCGGAAAGAAGTGCTTTTTGAGATCTCGGCGCTGCGTAAAGATTGGCATCGGTATTTAGTTCCTTTGGCCCAAGATAAGGGCTTTAAAATTACGGAGTTAAAGGTAAAACTTTATCCTCGATATGCTGGGCGACCAAAGTATCAAAGCCCGTTTCGAATTGTTATCGGATTTCTAGATCTTTTAGCAGTTGGGTTCCAAATTCGGATTATGCGTAAGCCGATGTTTTATCTGGGACTTTTTGGTTCAATCACAATGTTTTTGGGAGTTATTGTTGGCGTTGTGGCAATTGTCTTAAGAATTTTCGGACATGGATTTCGGCCCCTTTTATATCTCGTGATTTTATTGATTTTAGCTGGTCTTTTAGTTTTTGGATTCGGGTTTTTAGGCGAGGCTGTAGCTCATATTTCAGAGCGATTGGAACGGATTGAGGCTAAGCTTAAGGACCGAGAAGACAAATAA
- the nifU gene encoding Fe-S cluster assembly scaffold protein NifU: MYSEKVMDHFRNPRNVGEIKDADGVGEVGNPVCGDMMTFYIKVRDNRIVDVKFKTFGCGAAIAVSSMVSEMAKGKTIEEALKITNEDVAKELGGLPPNKLHCSNLGADALHKAIENYLAKQKSQERSKTEKSQECPYTTEPIAEAEPYCRPCDKQITSCRNCQKPILKKAEICPHCGAKQ, encoded by the coding sequence ATGTATTCAGAGAAAGTAATGGACCATTTTCGAAATCCACGAAATGTCGGCGAGATTAAAGATGCCGACGGAGTTGGTGAGGTGGGTAATCCGGTTTGTGGGGACATGATGACTTTTTACATCAAAGTCCGAGATAACCGAATTGTTGATGTTAAATTTAAGACATTTGGTTGTGGAGCAGCGATTGCTGTTTCCAGTATGGTTTCAGAGATGGCGAAGGGTAAGACAATTGAAGAGGCGCTAAAAATAACTAACGAAGATGTAGCCAAAGAATTAGGTGGTCTACCACCCAATAAATTACACTGCTCTAATTTAGGAGCCGATGCCTTACACAAAGCAATTGAGAATTATTTAGCCAAACAGAAATCTCAGGAGCGCTCAAAGACTGAGAAATCGCAAGAATGTCCGTATACCACTGAACCTATAGCTGAGGCCGAACCATATTGTCGTCCATGTGATAAACAAATTACTAGTTGCCGTAATTGCCAGAAGCCAATACTGAAAAAAGCTGAGATCTGTCCCCATTGTGGGGCAAAACAATAA
- a CDS encoding SLBB domain-containing protein, with the protein MLIQIITIFIFIELRTQRDFVPTESPILAEEYCLAPGDELLITITGRINYSYLSPVTYEGKIAIKLPVEKNPGEEKTTLEYYNVIDALSVNGLTIKLAEDSLSRYFQRYLRDIKIKLTLVNVRASIVFVSGEVQKPGIYYATPFDRVSQIIEKAGGVTPVGSKRNILIIRKHRDTIKINLERFELAGTIEDNPRVEYADIIYVPRVKATVTVKGAVYGRGESKLRTSVLTTEKERISEGVYELGDDEGVADLIYKAGGVTPWADLSNAYIERLDNKTGTRIKIPVNLYSILYLNSQDNNRLLQHGDVLVVPPVNTLVYVQGEVHNPGAFLYTPNLRSSDYIGQAGGPTHYANSRKTYIYRYNKRISARSNPVVEPGDIIVVPRTTFKWWQDYATIISSIAVPIATALIYIRLTR; encoded by the coding sequence ATGTTAATTCAGATTATAACAATTTTTATATTTATCGAGCTTAGGACCCAACGTGATTTTGTGCCCACAGAGTCACCGATACTTGCTGAAGAGTATTGTTTGGCTCCCGGCGATGAATTATTAATAACTATCACCGGACGAATTAATTATTCTTATTTATCGCCAGTGACATATGAGGGTAAAATAGCGATAAAATTGCCGGTCGAGAAAAATCCAGGAGAAGAAAAAACTACTTTAGAATATTACAATGTAATCGATGCTTTATCGGTAAACGGTTTAACTATAAAATTAGCTGAAGATTCCTTAAGCAGATATTTTCAACGCTACTTGCGGGATATAAAGATAAAATTAACACTAGTTAATGTTCGCGCTAGTATTGTTTTTGTTAGCGGTGAAGTACAGAAACCCGGCATCTATTACGCAACGCCCTTTGACCGGGTATCGCAGATTATTGAGAAGGCAGGAGGAGTAACTCCAGTAGGTTCTAAACGCAATATTCTGATCATAAGAAAACACCGAGATACCATTAAAATAAATTTAGAACGGTTCGAACTGGCCGGTACAATTGAAGATAACCCTCGTGTTGAATACGCTGATATTATTTATGTGCCGCGAGTTAAAGCCACAGTTACAGTAAAAGGCGCAGTATATGGAAGAGGCGAGTCAAAATTACGAACATCAGTACTTACAACCGAAAAGGAACGAATTTCTGAAGGTGTATATGAACTGGGTGATGATGAAGGTGTTGCAGATTTAATATATAAAGCTGGAGGAGTAACGCCTTGGGCAGATTTATCTAACGCATACATAGAACGGTTGGACAACAAAACTGGTACCCGTATCAAAATTCCTGTTAATCTTTATAGTATTTTGTATCTTAATAGTCAAGATAACAATCGATTATTACAGCACGGTGATGTTTTAGTTGTACCTCCAGTGAACACTTTGGTATATGTTCAGGGCGAAGTTCACAACCCTGGCGCATTTTTGTATACTCCCAATCTACGAAGTAGTGATTATATTGGACAAGCCGGTGGCCCAACTCATTATGCCAACAGTAGAAAGACCTATATTTACCGATACAATAAACGGATTTCAGCGCGCAGTAATCCTGTCGTAGAACCAGGAGATATTATAGTTGTTCCTCGGACTACCTTTAAATGGTGGCAAGATTATGCTACGATAATAAGTTCAATCGCTGTCCCGATAGCGACAGCGTTAATTTATATTCGGCTTACACGCTAA
- the rpiB gene encoding ribose 5-phosphate isomerase B translates to MPKYLRVGIASDHRGYKLKEKLKLFLVRNSYKVFDYGVFSPDRADYPEIAFNLCHHIRNIPHPQKPTIDIGILICGSGLGMSISANKVPGIRAALCLTPKFAKRAREHNNANVLVLAADFTNYQTAQKIVKVFFATPFTGGRHAKRIQQIKEYEKLRIDSIK, encoded by the coding sequence GTGCCTAAATACCTAAGAGTTGGAATTGCTTCTGATCATCGGGGGTATAAGCTTAAAGAAAAATTAAAATTATTCTTAGTTCGGAATAGTTACAAGGTCTTCGATTATGGGGTATTCTCTCCAGATCGCGCTGATTATCCGGAAATTGCTTTTAATTTATGCCATCACATCCGAAACATTCCCCACCCTCAAAAACCCACCATCGATATTGGAATATTAATTTGCGGATCGGGACTAGGTATGTCAATATCCGCAAACAAAGTGCCGGGTATTCGTGCCGCATTATGTTTAACGCCGAAATTTGCCAAACGCGCTCGAGAACATAACAATGCTAATGTATTAGTATTGGCAGCTGATTTTACCAATTATCAAACGGCCCAAAAAATCGTTAAGGTCTTTTTTGCCACCCCGTTTACCGGCGGTCGCCACGCTAAGCGGATTCAGCAAATTAAAGAATACGAAAAACTACGCATTGACTCAATAAAATAA
- a CDS encoding ferritin family protein translates to MTEYDPQKALEVAINAEKTGLKTYLEFAYKTKDESGKNMFIRLALDEFEHMRILETQRESIQEKECWIPIKVELSEIEKIIPKIKEKTVRIRGTEGLDQMSALRTALELEDRAIKFYKEQAEKSTDEKAREMFMRLCEMEQAHYELIRAEIDYIEKTGFWFNLQEFSLELE, encoded by the coding sequence ATGACAGAGTACGATCCTCAAAAAGCCTTAGAAGTAGCAATCAATGCCGAAAAAACCGGACTAAAGACTTATTTAGAATTTGCCTATAAGACTAAAGACGAATCCGGGAAAAATATGTTTATCCGTTTGGCCTTAGACGAATTCGAGCACATGAGAATTTTAGAAACGCAACGGGAAAGTATTCAAGAAAAGGAATGCTGGATTCCGATAAAAGTAGAGCTCTCCGAGATCGAGAAAATTATCCCAAAGATTAAAGAGAAGACTGTGCGCATTCGAGGGACTGAGGGACTAGACCAAATGAGCGCCTTGCGGACCGCCTTAGAGTTAGAAGACCGAGCGATAAAATTTTATAAAGAACAGGCTGAAAAAAGCACCGATGAGAAAGCCCGGGAGATGTTTATGCGCCTATGTGAGATGGAACAAGCTCATTACGAGCTAATTCGAGCGGAAATCGACTATATTGAAAAGACTGGCTTTTGGTTTAATCTCCAAGAGTTTTCTTTAGAATTAGAATAA
- a CDS encoding ferritin family protein: MPIFYSPVEVIELAVNLEQGGMQFYRTLSQNTQVPTLKKLFTFLAREESKHQRIFKNLYKKIKADPSALAYDFDEMRLYLKAITDSHFFHTPQSALHKIKTLKSPKKILSYAVDFEKETVLFYLEISKMIKPEDQTLVTEIINQERGHIKKLTEIKESI; the protein is encoded by the coding sequence ATGCCGATATTTTATTCACCGGTTGAGGTAATTGAGCTTGCGGTAAATTTAGAACAAGGTGGTATGCAATTTTATCGTACGCTCAGCCAAAATACTCAAGTTCCAACCCTTAAAAAGCTATTTACCTTTTTAGCTCGCGAAGAGTCAAAACACCAGCGGATTTTTAAGAATTTATATAAAAAAATCAAGGCAGATCCGTCGGCGCTGGCCTATGATTTTGACGAGATGCGATTATATCTCAAAGCGATTACCGATAGTCATTTTTTTCATACCCCACAAAGCGCGCTTCATAAAATAAAGACCCTAAAAAGCCCGAAGAAAATTCTTTCCTATGCGGTTGATTTTGAAAAAGAGACTGTACTTTTTTATTTAGAAATCTCTAAAATGATAAAGCCGGAAGATCAAACATTAGTCACCGAAATTATTAATCAGGAGCGAGGTCACATAAAAAAATTAACTGAAATTAAGGAGTCAATTTGA
- a CDS encoding aminopeptidase has translation MTDIRIKRWAEVLVNYSLGVKKNDLMQIKSSWLADPLIKEVYKLALEKGAHPYVTYVGEGLSEIFFKYASEEQLNFLSPIERYEIEKIDKYLYIIAEFNRKSLSNVDPKKLGLRRKATGKLLERRLQRAAQGKLRWTLTAYPDNAQAQDAEMSLEEFSEFIFEAGFLNDKDPIKRWQKLAEEQQRLSKILAKFDKITIRAPETDLTVSVKGRKWISCEGHENFPDGEIFTAPIEDSAEGIITYSYPCVYQGREVSNVKLRFKRGVVIEATADKGEDYLRSMINIDAGAKRIGEFSFGTNYGIKKFIKNILFDEKIGGTIHIALGSCYPETGGKNKSSLHWDMICDLRHDAEVLADGQVIYCNGKFLI, from the coding sequence ATGACCGATATCAGAATAAAACGTTGGGCCGAAGTTTTAGTGAACTATTCCCTAGGCGTAAAAAAGAACGATTTAATGCAGATCAAATCAAGCTGGTTGGCTGATCCTTTAATTAAAGAAGTCTATAAATTGGCCTTAGAAAAGGGTGCCCATCCTTATGTCACTTATGTCGGCGAAGGACTTAGTGAAATTTTCTTTAAATACGCCTCAGAAGAGCAGCTAAATTTTCTATCCCCGATTGAGCGCTACGAGATTGAAAAGATCGATAAGTACTTATATATTATTGCCGAATTTAACCGCAAATCACTCTCAAATGTCGATCCAAAAAAACTCGGTCTAAGACGTAAGGCCACGGGTAAACTTTTAGAACGTCGTCTCCAACGTGCCGCTCAAGGCAAATTACGCTGGACCTTGACTGCCTATCCGGATAATGCCCAAGCTCAGGATGCCGAAATGTCCTTAGAAGAGTTTAGTGAGTTCATTTTTGAAGCTGGCTTCTTAAACGATAAAGACCCAATTAAACGTTGGCAAAAACTGGCTGAAGAACAACAACGACTTAGTAAAATTCTGGCTAAGTTTGATAAAATTACAATTCGGGCGCCCGAGACTGATCTCACGGTCTCGGTCAAAGGTCGAAAATGGATTAGTTGCGAAGGGCACGAAAACTTTCCGGACGGTGAAATTTTTACCGCGCCAATTGAGGACTCGGCCGAAGGGATAATTACTTACTCATATCCTTGTGTGTATCAGGGTCGAGAGGTAAGTAATGTGAAATTGCGTTTTAAGCGCGGCGTAGTTATCGAAGCCACGGCAGACAAGGGTGAAGATTATCTGCGTTCCATGATTAATATCGATGCTGGGGCCAAACGGATTGGCGAGTTCTCTTTTGGGACGAATTACGGCATAAAAAAATTTATTAAAAATATCCTGTTTGATGAAAAAATCGGGGGCACAATCCATATTGCTTTAGGCTCTTGTTATCCGGAAACCGGCGGTAAGAATAAATCGAGCCTACATTGGGATATGATCTGCGACTTACGCCACGATGCCGAGGTCCTAGCTGATGGGCAGGTTATCTACTGCAACGGAAAATTTCTTATTTAG
- a CDS encoding branched-chain amino acid transaminase yields MPLQKAKYIWMDGKLVPWDDAKIHINSHVIHYGTGVFEGLRCYKTPKGSVIFRLQDHTDRLFNSAKIYRMDIPYTKEEINKAIIETIRANEQEECYIRPLVYRGYNELGVNPFNCPVCVAISTFYWGAYLGSTDKGVDVMVSSWSRMAPNTFPAMAKTCANYMNSQLIKMEAIKYGFVEGIALDVYGFVSEGSGENIFVVKNGKIYTPPLHATILPGITRDSVIKIARDLGYEVIEEKFLREFLYIADEAFFTGSAAEITPITSIDKIPVGNGEVGRVTKELQRRFFAIINGELEDKYGWLTKL; encoded by the coding sequence ATGCCCCTACAAAAGGCTAAATATATCTGGATGGATGGCAAACTGGTTCCGTGGGATGATGCCAAAATTCATATAAACTCCCATGTCATTCATTACGGCACGGGCGTCTTCGAGGGTCTAAGATGTTATAAGACCCCAAAGGGCTCAGTAATTTTTCGACTTCAAGATCATACGGATCGGCTATTTAACTCGGCCAAGATTTATCGCATGGATATCCCTTATACCAAAGAAGAGATTAATAAGGCAATTATTGAAACAATCCGAGCCAACGAACAAGAAGAATGTTATATAAGGCCGTTAGTGTATCGTGGATATAATGAATTAGGCGTTAATCCTTTTAACTGTCCGGTGTGTGTAGCCATTTCGACTTTTTATTGGGGCGCCTATTTAGGGTCCACCGACAAAGGGGTTGATGTTATGGTATCCTCGTGGTCTCGTATGGCCCCGAACACTTTTCCCGCTATGGCCAAAACCTGCGCTAATTATATGAACTCTCAGTTAATTAAGATGGAAGCGATAAAGTATGGCTTTGTCGAGGGAATTGCCCTTGATGTCTATGGCTTTGTAAGTGAAGGTTCTGGTGAGAATATTTTTGTAGTAAAGAATGGCAAGATATATACTCCCCCGCTTCATGCCACTATTTTGCCGGGCATTACTAGGGACTCAGTAATTAAAATTGCCCGAGATTTAGGTTATGAAGTAATCGAAGAAAAGTTTTTGCGCGAGTTTTTATATATTGCTGACGAAGCATTCTTTACTGGTAGTGCCGCCGAAATTACCCCGATCACCTCGATTGATAAAATTCCTGTCGGTAATGGCGAAGTTGGCCGGGTTACCAAAGAATTGCAGCGCCGGTTCTTTGCAATTATCAATGGTGAACTGGAAGATAAATACGGTTGGCTCACAAAATTATAA
- a CDS encoding lysylphosphatidylglycerol synthase transmembrane domain-containing protein, with protein MVQKIFNVVRIIITVGLCYYLIRKINLAAVLETFKTANLALFIIGILGFLVFLLICNWRWKILLDSQNLNFSFRYLFKVYLVSWFFNNILPTTIGGDVLRIAYTIPKNNPSFKSKTALAVAVTFVDRFVGIIGLFFFALVIYFGFLRGSDTESKYLAFLGISFLVTILLLFIMLSEGIYLRIGQLLKKITVFNLGAKFDQAYEAIKNFREFTPQLLISFILSLFVQLSLALVWYFCALSVFRPSLLLHYLFYIPIIGVITMIPISIGGLGLRENLFVSIFSLKGVPSNIAGTISILFLVINFLYGIIGGVVFLFLKRNVKNLKCKEE; from the coding sequence ATGGTTCAAAAGATTTTTAATGTCGTACGAATTATAATTACGGTCGGCTTATGTTATTATCTGATACGCAAAATCAACTTGGCTGCTGTCCTAGAAACCTTTAAAACCGCAAATTTAGCGTTATTTATAATTGGGATCTTGGGTTTTTTAGTGTTTTTATTAATCTGTAATTGGCGATGGAAAATTTTACTCGACAGTCAGAACCTAAATTTTTCCTTCAGATATTTATTTAAAGTATATTTGGTCTCCTGGTTTTTTAATAACATTTTGCCTACAACCATCGGTGGCGATGTGTTACGAATTGCCTATACAATTCCTAAAAATAATCCTTCTTTTAAATCTAAAACAGCCCTAGCCGTTGCCGTGACCTTTGTTGATCGTTTTGTAGGTATCATCGGACTCTTCTTTTTTGCCCTTGTCATATACTTTGGTTTTTTACGAGGTAGCGATACAGAAAGTAAATATTTAGCATTTTTGGGTATTAGCTTTCTTGTGACAATTTTGCTTTTATTTATTATGTTATCAGAGGGCATATATCTACGAATCGGTCAGCTTCTTAAAAAGATTACCGTTTTTAATTTAGGCGCTAAATTTGATCAAGCCTACGAAGCGATTAAGAACTTTCGGGAATTTACGCCTCAGCTTCTGATTAGTTTTATACTTTCACTTTTTGTGCAATTGAGTCTAGCGTTAGTTTGGTATTTTTGCGCCTTAAGCGTCTTCAGGCCTTCGCTACTTCTCCACTATCTATTTTATATTCCAATTATTGGCGTGATTACAATGATCCCGATAAGTATTGGCGGTTTGGGATTACGAGAAAATTTATTTGTCTCAATATTTTCTCTTAAGGGAGTGCCTAGTAATATCGCCGGGACCATAAGTATCCTTTTTTTAGTAATTAACTTTTTATATGGAATTATTGGCGGTGTAGTATTTTTATTTCTTAAAAGGAATGTAAAAAACTTAAAATGTAAGGAGGAATAA
- a CDS encoding MTH1187 family thiamine-binding protein produces MAIVDISVVPIGTKTSSISEYVKKSIQLIKKSGLKYQIGPMGTTIEGELSDIFELILQIHKAQVKMGVKRILTTIKIDDRRDKKQTMEDKVKAVS; encoded by the coding sequence ATGGCAATTGTAGATATTAGTGTTGTTCCTATTGGTACGAAAACGTCCAGTATCAGCGAATATGTAAAAAAAAGTATTCAGCTAATCAAAAAAAGTGGCCTAAAATATCAAATTGGCCCAATGGGCACGACAATTGAGGGTGAACTTTCAGATATTTTTGAGCTTATTTTACAAATTCATAAAGCTCAGGTCAAAATGGGTGTCAAGCGGATACTTACGACCATTAAAATAGACGACCGGCGTGATAAGAAACAAACAATGGAAGATAAAGTAAAGGCCGTAAGCTAA
- the cutA gene encoding divalent-cation tolerance protein CutA translates to MKKPIIIFTTYPNRASAQKAIKSLIENRLAACIQIIGPITSYFVWQRRAQQAKEYLVLIKSSLEKYREIETAITKNHPYDTPEIIAVPVNHGLNKYLKWLYETIS, encoded by the coding sequence ATGAAGAAACCGATCATAATCTTTACGACTTATCCTAACCGGGCCTCGGCCCAAAAAGCTATTAAATCTCTTATCGAAAATCGTCTGGCTGCTTGTATTCAGATTATCGGCCCAATTACGAGTTATTTCGTCTGGCAACGCCGTGCCCAACAAGCTAAAGAATATCTTGTGTTAATAAAATCCAGCCTCGAAAAATACCGAGAAATCGAGACAGCTATAACTAAAAATCACCCCTACGACACCCCAGAAATCATTGCAGTGCCAGTTAATCACGGTTTAAACAAATACCTAAAATGGCTCTACGAGACCATTTCTTGA